A genomic window from Flavobacterium azooxidireducens includes:
- a CDS encoding OmpA family protein yields the protein MKHLNKLVVAIFMFAGLSSQAQDSNNPWAISFGANAVDGGRVSAAESVKNQFSEYFNAKDFWNVVPSVSYLTVSRHVGDNFSFGVTGSFNKIDKFVSEKSDMNNGDYVVTDIDEMYYGIDGAINYSVGTFFKFIEPVLHIGGGYTFLGDNSAGTVNGGLGFNFWFTDVVGLSVKSTYKHSFEDDRTVMPSHLQHFAGLTFKFGGKDTDGDGIYDKDDACPDVPGLKQFNGCPDTDGDGIIDGDDACPNEFGLAEFQGCPDTDGDGVADKDDDCPEVAGLKSLKGCPDTDGDGIADKDDQCPNEKGPKENKGCPWPDSDGDGVLDKDDRCPQVKGTVANNGCPEVSEEVVKQLNDFAKSILFDTGKSTIKQVSFGTLASIKNVMNEYPHSRFRIEGHTDSTGTAATNERLSKERAAAVKDYLIANGVDASRLESEGYGPSRPVADNKTAAGRAQNRRTEVVVIK from the coding sequence ATGAAACATCTTAACAAATTAGTTGTCGCTATCTTTATGTTTGCTGGACTAAGTTCACAGGCTCAGGATAGTAACAACCCATGGGCAATCTCCTTTGGAGCGAATGCCGTAGACGGAGGTAGAGTTAGTGCTGCCGAGAGTGTTAAAAATCAGTTTTCTGAATATTTTAACGCTAAAGATTTTTGGAATGTAGTTCCTTCTGTATCTTACTTAACAGTATCTAGACACGTAGGTGACAATTTCTCTTTTGGAGTAACTGGATCTTTTAACAAAATTGACAAATTTGTATCTGAAAAATCAGACATGAACAATGGTGATTATGTAGTTACAGATATTGACGAAATGTACTACGGAATTGATGGAGCAATCAACTATAGCGTTGGTACTTTCTTTAAATTTATCGAGCCTGTATTGCACATTGGTGGAGGTTACACTTTCTTAGGTGATAACAGTGCAGGTACAGTTAACGGAGGATTAGGTTTTAATTTTTGGTTCACTGATGTAGTAGGTCTTTCTGTAAAATCTACTTACAAACATTCTTTCGAGGATGACAGAACTGTTATGCCTTCACACTTACAACACTTTGCTGGTCTTACTTTCAAATTTGGTGGTAAAGATACAGATGGTGATGGAATCTATGACAAAGACGATGCTTGTCCAGATGTACCTGGTTTAAAACAATTCAACGGATGTCCTGATACAGACGGTGATGGAATTATTGATGGAGATGACGCTTGTCCAAATGAATTTGGTTTAGCTGAATTCCAAGGTTGTCCTGATACTGATGGAGACGGAGTTGCTGATAAAGATGATGATTGTCCAGAAGTTGCTGGTTTAAAATCATTAAAAGGTTGTCCTGATACAGATGGTGACGGAATCGCTGATAAAGACGATCAATGTCCAAACGAAAAAGGACCAAAAGAAAACAAAGGATGTCCATGGCCAGATTCAGATGGTGACGGAGTTCTTGACAAAGATGACAGATGTCCACAAGTAAAAGGTACTGTTGCTAACAACGGTTGTCCTGAAGTATCAGAAGAAGTTGTAAAACAATTAAATGATTTCGCTAAATCTATCTTATTTGATACTGGTAAATCTACTATCAAACAAGTTTCTTTCGGAACTTTAGCTTCTATCAAAAATGTAATGAATGAATATCCACATTCAAGATTCAGAATTGAAGGACACACAGATAGTACTGGTACAGCTGCTACAAACGAAAGACTTTCTAAAGAAAGAGCTGCTGCTGTTAAAGATTACTTAATTGCTAACGGTGTTGACGCTTCAAGATTAGAGTCTGAAGGATATGGTCCATCTAGACCAGTTGCTGATAACAAAACAGCTGCAGGTAGAGCTCAAAACAGAAGAACAGAAGTTGTTGTTATAAAATAA